From Paenibacillus graminis:
TAGGGGACTTGAAATCAGGTTTAGCTATTCTAACTCTCAGTACCGGATTCTATCAAGCCGCAGCCGGAATATTCAACTATTTGGCTGAACGTGAGGTTTACATCACCGCAAGGGCAAGACTATTGGCAATCGGGCATTTGACAGAGAAGAGCCAAACATCGGGTAAACCGCTTTCAGGCTTGGCTCCATTTCTGGAAATTAGCAACCTTTCTGTTGGGAATCCGGAACGGGCAGCCAAGGTTAATGTTCGGATTTTGGAGAAAGACCGCATTCTGATCAAGGGCAGTAACGGCTCGGGAAAATCTTCTCTCCTGAACGTACTGCTGCGCCGAAATCCGTATGACAGCGGAAGGGTGATCTACAAAGGCAGAGATTTGATCTCTATTCCAGAGGATGAATACTTGCGTGAGATTTCCTGGCTTCCCCAGGAGGATTACATATTTTCCATCACTCCTATGCAATTGTACCAAATGCTATATGAGGATAAGCCCGAAAGGTTGGAAGAGGTTCTGCAGATATGCGGACTGTTTGGTCTGGAAGAAAACCTGCTGAGTCAGCGTTCAATCAGTGATTTATCAGGCGGAGAACGTAAAAAGGTATACTTGGTTGCTGCTGTATTGAAAAGCTCCTATTCTTTTATAATGCTGGATGAACCTGAAAATTCGCTTGATCAGCAGTCAAGATCCGTATTAATAGAGCTTATTGAAAGTATAGATCGTACAGTAGTCATTGTCAGTCACGGCAGCTGTTTTCAAGATAACACAAATGTGAATCTGGAATTTCAGGAGAATCATGTAAATTTATATAGAGGGAATGGAGTTCATGCCTAATTCAGTTCTTTCAAAAGCTTTGCAGCATCAGAAATGGGTTATTGTCTGTGGGGTCATCCAGGGGATTACGGGGGGGTACCTTACAATCATTATTTATAATATCATCGGAGATTTTACAAACGATATTTTATACAGGCCGGCTTTGATTACTCTCCGTTCCGCGTTGTCTTTAGTATTAGCTTTAATAGGCAGCATCCTTATAATTCCAGTGATGCAGTATATCAAAAATATTATTTTGTTTCGCCACGCGCTTGAGCATGACCGTTATATTATGAATCAGTTCATTCATCTTCCTTCGGATCAAATTGGGAAATTTAAGGAGGGGGAAATTCAATATCGGCTGGAGCGTGACCCGAATGAATTTCGCTTCACTGTTATAGAGGTATTCACCAAGATTCCTGTTTCTGTTATCGTAGGGGCGGGTATATTCATACAGCTATTTAGGATCAACATGTTATATGCTTTGATATGCCTTATTATGGCGGGTGTTCCTCTGATAGGTATTAGAATCACGAAACAATTGGAAGCTTCTTATAAAATGAAAACTAGAGATTTTGAGATGAAGCAGAGGAATTTAGAAGTAGATATGGTCAATGGAGCGGACTATATTAAGGTATTTCAGCTGGGACAGAAGTTTATTGATCTTTTTTGCCATTATTTTGAAAAATACTATGATCAGCAACTTAGACGGAATATGAAGCTGCAATATTTAATTCAAAAGCTAAATTTGATTTTACGTGTCATTACCGACTCTATTATCATTATTTTCGGCGCATGGCTTGTTGCAGAAAATCAAATTCAAGCTGGTTATATTATGACAGTCATCGGGCTCTCCAATAGTCTGAAGACTGTGTACCAGGATATAGGAACTGCAATCAAAAGCTATCATTTGTTTCAATTATATATCCCGAAATTACATGAAATCAGTGAAGCGGCAGGTGATTCTGGTCTCATCAAGGTGCCTGATGGTCCTATCGCCATTAAAGGTGACAATTTAGGATTTCAATATGAGGACAACCCCCCATTGTTTAGCGATCTTAACTTTACCATCTTACCAGGAGAGAAGGTGGCTATTGTTGGACCCAATGGACGGGGAAAATCCACTCTGCTACAGCTGATGAGCGGACTTCTCAGACCTAGTTCAGGTATCATCACCATTAATAATCTAAATATGTCCCGGATTGATTTACCTTCATACTATCGGCAATTTGCTTATGCGGAGCAGACGCCTTATATGTTTGACGCATCGATATACGACAATGTAAAGCTGGGAAATCCTTCTGCCAGTGCGGAAGAAGTGATTCATGTATTGAAGAAAACGGGGTTACATGACCTCTCGGAACAGAATTTTGATGTCCAGAACAGCTCTGGCGGGGAAAAACAAAGAATTTCCGTCGCCCGGTCATTATTAAAAAACAGTCATTTGGTTTTCCTTGATGAGCCTTATAATGACTTAGATGACCAAGGGAAGGAATTAGTCAGGAAAATAATTCTTACTACAGGAATTACTGTGATTTTTATATCCCATGAGGATGAATTGACTGCTCTGGCTGACAAAGTTATCCATCTATAATTAGTTTTTCAGTGACTGACCTTATGGAAATTGCTCTACGGGTCTGATTAGTTACTTTATTTCAGCGAATGGAACCCCCTTATCAGTAAAAGATCACAGGACAAGGGTCCAGCGTTCTTAAGAACACCGGACCCTTGTCCTGTTTCTACATTTCGATCTTTGATTGGGATTTCATTTCAAATTCAACCTGTGGACAGTTTTAATTGAGAACAGGCGTGGACCCACGGAATATCATATCCGTTGCAACATGGGTCACTTGGTACGGCCTGGTGTTGTCTTTGATCCTGGATAATAGAATTTCAGCTGAAATAATCCCCATTTGGCTGCTGTAGATATGTACGGTTGTCAGATGAGGTTCGACAACCCGCGACTCCGAAGCATCATCAAATCCGCATACAGCAACTTCTTCCGGTACTTTAACCCCTTTGTTCTTCAGAGACTTCATAACACTGATGGCAATGAAATCATTGGCACAGATAAAGACGGATGGCCACTCTTCCAAGGCATCCAGTTGCTGCCCCATCCAGTTTTCCTCCATATTGATATTGAAGTTTCGGTCTGGCGCTACAATATTATGGGCCGGATTTAGAGATATTCCACATTCAGTAAGAGCCCTGTTAAATCCGGTCCAGCGTTCATTGAAGCTTTTACAGTGATTGTAATCGCCTACAAAACCGAAGCTGGTGTATCCGTGGTCTATCAGTTTCCGCGTTACAGAGTAAGTGCTGTGCTCATTCTCCATTAGAACCAGATCCGCCTTCAATTCCGGGTATACCATATCGGCAGCGCAGTCAACAAAAATAGTCGGAATACCAAGATCCGTGATCAGCCTGCTGTAAGCCTTATTGAACATTTCAATGCAGATGATGCCATCCACACTTGATGGTTCAAAGTTACCAGGAAGGGCCATGCCATTGATATCATTCTCACGGACGAAATAAATTGATAAGGTATAGCCCTTGGTACTGATTTCTTTCTCCAGCCCGCTGATCAGCAGGGAACCGAAGTGTGAGCCGTTGGGCAGATTACAGGTCAATAGTGCAATATTGCCTTGTTTGTCGGAGGAGCTAATAGCTGTATCCATATAAGAAAATTGTTTGTATTTAAGCTCAACCGCTTTTTTGATCACCTTGTCTCTGGTGTCAGCAGGAATACTGTCAGCCCCGTTCAAAGCTTTGGAGGCCGTGTTTCTGGAGATCCCCAAGGCATCAGCGATGTCCTGTATGGTTACTCTATCTTTAGCCATGTATTGTACCTTCACCTCTATATCATATCTTCTCATCGTCTTAACTTCCTTAAATGTACAATAGTTTTCCAAAAATAGCAATATAAAATTTACAAATGCACAAATTAGTTTACGTTTTAAAATATAAAAATGTGCAAATTTGTTGTGTACATTACTACTCAATGTGAATATATTAAGCTGAAAATTGCATTTATTCGCTCATTAAATCCCACATTTTGTTATTTTACAACGGATTCTAGACTTTTTCGGTATGTATTGATTGTCAAATGAACAAAAATATTTTTACAAATTTTATTGACGTATGCTGAACTGTCTGATAAATTGTAAATGCAGCGGGGCTTGAGGGCCGCTGAAACGGTGAGCTGCATTTTCATCGCACATTAAATTTGTAAAAGAAATGGAGGCAAAGGCATTGC
This genomic window contains:
- a CDS encoding ATP-binding cassette domain-containing protein; the protein is MKGTGYYSIFSRAAVGFTFKLLLGVPYGFTTAFLLADIIHSAMAADFQQLIRQCLFLGALVLIFNAIDYFISVSMQIRTEYGKHQLKAAILKQYLAQNMKLHTELNKGEFIEHLYNDVNEVVKYFTQTLPVWIAAMVTAAAYAVYFASVNVWICCLLIVIALLHVLPPIVIKKYMLENYLDAREIEARITNHLLSGYKGFRSIQIYSAYSWFMEKYKNIHAEYNKIGKKAEKTITVEQGMSASLEYIVKFGTYGIIAFLIVKGLGDLKSGLAILTLSTGFYQAAAGIFNYLAEREVYITARARLLAIGHLTEKSQTSGKPLSGLAPFLEISNLSVGNPERAAKVNVRILEKDRILIKGSNGSGKSSLLNVLLRRNPYDSGRVIYKGRDLISIPEDEYLREISWLPQEDYIFSITPMQLYQMLYEDKPERLEEVLQICGLFGLEENLLSQRSISDLSGGERKKVYLVAAVLKSSYSFIMLDEPENSLDQQSRSVLIELIESIDRTVVIVSHGSCFQDNTNVNLEFQENHVNLYRGNGVHA
- a CDS encoding ATP-binding cassette domain-containing protein, producing the protein MPNSVLSKALQHQKWVIVCGVIQGITGGYLTIIIYNIIGDFTNDILYRPALITLRSALSLVLALIGSILIIPVMQYIKNIILFRHALEHDRYIMNQFIHLPSDQIGKFKEGEIQYRLERDPNEFRFTVIEVFTKIPVSVIVGAGIFIQLFRINMLYALICLIMAGVPLIGIRITKQLEASYKMKTRDFEMKQRNLEVDMVNGADYIKVFQLGQKFIDLFCHYFEKYYDQQLRRNMKLQYLIQKLNLILRVITDSIIIIFGAWLVAENQIQAGYIMTVIGLSNSLKTVYQDIGTAIKSYHLFQLYIPKLHEISEAAGDSGLIKVPDGPIAIKGDNLGFQYEDNPPLFSDLNFTILPGEKVAIVGPNGRGKSTLLQLMSGLLRPSSGIITINNLNMSRIDLPSYYRQFAYAEQTPYMFDASIYDNVKLGNPSASAEEVIHVLKKTGLHDLSEQNFDVQNSSGGEKQRISVARSLLKNSHLVFLDEPYNDLDDQGKELVRKIILTTGITVIFISHEDELTALADKVIHL
- a CDS encoding LacI family DNA-binding transcriptional regulator; translated protein: MAKDRVTIQDIADALGISRNTASKALNGADSIPADTRDKVIKKAVELKYKQFSYMDTAISSSDKQGNIALLTCNLPNGSHFGSLLISGLEKEISTKGYTLSIYFVRENDINGMALPGNFEPSSVDGIICIEMFNKAYSRLITDLGIPTIFVDCAADMVYPELKADLVLMENEHSTYSVTRKLIDHGYTSFGFVGDYNHCKSFNERWTGFNRALTECGISLNPAHNIVAPDRNFNINMEENWMGQQLDALEEWPSVFICANDFIAISVMKSLKNKGVKVPEEVAVCGFDDASESRVVEPHLTTVHIYSSQMGIISAEILLSRIKDNTRPYQVTHVATDMIFRGSTPVLN